One Mya arenaria isolate MELC-2E11 chromosome 5, ASM2691426v1 genomic window carries:
- the LOC128236286 gene encoding beta-mannosidase-like, with amino-acid sequence MHPSKIKAFICVVSFLVTFTIKDALCLRTIDLNGHWAVSSKNVSVPGTVPGSMFTALMAAGVIGDPYFRRNDEVYAWVGDMDWNYTRSFQATADLMSNPTVVLVCEGLDTVATVTVNNVTVGKTDNMFIRYVFDVKSALKLGDNVITIAFRSATQYVKEMATSMPYAILPTCVPHQYHGACGANLIRKTQCSFSWDWGPAFPTQGIWKDIYIQGYQTAVIRDVTTETTSSDGSWRLKVDVFMEPTAGGPVQGQLEVKLDGTPIVSSKSVTLDHDHSKVSFDISIPKSVSINEWWPNGYGNQTLYELFVFYTDALGTMNTRKLKIGFRTVELVQDYVSVNKSLGRTFYFRINGRPVFLKGSNWIPADSFLERVTRDRIYTYLKSAADVHMNAMRVWGGGIYEFDMFYEIADELGIMIWQDFMFACAMYPANDAFLASVRIEATQQVRRLKHHPSIIALSGNNENEKALVQDWYGTDINYTRYKNDYLKLYVDTIRTVVLAEDNSRPFLSSSPSNGMETEEEGWIARKPYDTHYGDIHEYMYLVPFYDPSQYRIPRLSSEFGLQSYPSYESLEPVYNQSDMDYWSDLNEYRNHHPFGNIEMMAEAIQYLNLPNCPDRKQRFKDIIFVTQIDQAIGIRTMTENYRRWQNRLDAQGQGNTMGALYWMLADIWQAPTWASLEYGGKWKMLHYYAAHFFAPTLISPYVDGDVLDVYVIMDELSVKEVRDPVSHTLSFQAKTNPRPFSLFDMNTWGSPHTGSDVKSGDFSGNLYIQMFTWDSFVMLKMWTVPFQLNSTAQSVFRRDVDVMVAESGCGRPRKCFLVFHLGNETSDLMSWLPLDTFSNADGLRKAIIRITDVKPRTASREFTISLTTDHPAAFVWLQAYGVKGRFSDNGILLYQPNMTLTFYAWEDVDVNTLKSSLTVKSLMDTYY; translated from the exons ATGCATCCTTCCAAAATAAAAGCATTCATATGCGTCGTTTCATTTTTAgttacatttacaattaaagatGCCTTGTGTTTAAGGACTATCGACCTAAATGGACACTGGGCGGTATCATCAAAAA ATGTCAGTGTGCCAGGGACTGTTCCGGGTTCCATGTTCACGGCTCTCATGGCGGCTGGTGTCATTGGCGACCCCTACTTTCGACGGAATGACGAAGTGTATGCCTGGGTCGGAGATATGGACTGGAATTACACCCGATCATTTCAAG CAACGGCAGACCTGATGTCTAACCCAACGGTAGTTTTGGTGTGTGAGGGTCTGGATACGGTTGCCACGGTAACGGTCAATAACGTCACTGTAGGAAAGACAGACAACATGTTCATCAGATACGTGTTTGACGTCAAGTCAGCGTTAAAG CTCGGCGACAACGTCATTACGATTGCATTCCGCTCGGCGACCCAGTATGTTAAGGAGATGGCTACCTCCATGCCGTACGCCATTCTCCCAACGTGCGTCCCGCACCAGTACCACGGCGCGTGTGGGGCAAACTTGATCCGGAAGACGCAGTGTTCATTCAGTTGGGACTGGGGACCGGCTTTTCCCACACAAGGAATATG GAAGGACATTTACATCCAAGGCTACCAGACGGCTGTTATCAGAGACGTGACAACAGAAACCACAA GCAGCGACGGCTCCTGGCGCCTTAAGGTGGACGTATTTATGGAGCCGACAGCGGGCGGCCCCGTTCAAGGTCAACTTGAGGTCAAACTTGATGGAACCCCGATCGTAAGCTCGAAGTCCGTCACCCTCGACCATGACCATAGCAAAGTCTCATTTGATATTTCGATACCGAAG tcGGTTTCAATCAACGAGTGGTGGCCAAACGGATACGGGAACCAGACTCTCTACGAGCTGTTTGTTTTCTACACAGATGCGCTGGGAACCATGAACACACGCAAGCTAAAAATAGGCTTCCGAACTGTGGAGCTCGTGCAAGATTACGTCTCCGTCAATAAGTCACTCG GTCGCACCTTCTACTTCCGGATCAACGGACGGCCGGTGTTTCTCAAGGGCTCCAACTGGATTCCTGCCGACAGTTTCCTGGAGCGCGTGACACGTGACCGGATATACACTTATCTCAAATCTGCCGCCGACGTTCATATGAACGCCATGCGGGTTTGGGGTGGTGGG ATTTACGAGTTCGACATGTTCTATGAGATTGCGGACGAGCTAGGAATCATGATCTGGCAGGACTTCATGTTCGCCTGCGCCATGTACCCTGCCAACGACGCCTTCCTGGCGTCCGTTCGTATTGAAGCCACGCAGCAG GTACGGCGCCTGAAACACCATCCATCCATCATCGCGCTGAGCGGCAATAACGAGAATGAGAAAGCCCTGGTACAGGACTGGTACGGGACGGACATCAACTACACGCGATACAAGAACGACTACCTCAAG CTTTATGTTGACACAATAAGGACGGTGGTGTTGGCGGAAGACAACAGTCGCCCATTCCTGTCTTCCAGCCCCAGTAATGGCATGGAAACAGAAGAGGAAGGATGGATCGCCCGCAAGCCCTACGACACGCATTATGGCGACA TTCACGAGTACATGTACCTGGTACCCTTCTACGACCCAAGTCAATACCGTATACCACGGCTGTCATCGGAGTTTGGTCTACAGTCATATCCGAGCTATGAGTCCCTGGAACCAGTCTATAACCAGTCCGACATGGACTACTGGTCCGATTTGAACGAATACAGGAATCATCACCCATTTG GTAACATTGAGATGATGGCGGAGGCaatacaatatttgaatttgCCGAACTGTCCAGACCGGAAACAACGTTTCAAAGATATAATCTTTGTTACACAG ATAGACCAAGCTATCGGTATAAGGACCATGACAGAGAACTATCGGCGATGGCAGAACCGACTCGATGCCCAGGGACAGGGGAATACAATGGGGGCCCTCTACTGGATGCTGGCTGATATTTGGCAGGCCCCGACTTGGGCCTCACTTG AATACGGCGGTAAATGGAAGATGCTCCACTATTACGCCGCTCATTTCTTTGCCCCTACGCTCATTTCTCCTTACGTTGACGGTGACGTTCTCGACGTGTACGTCATCATGGACGAACTATCGGTAAAGGAGGTCCGGGATCCTGTGAGTCACACCCTTTCCTTTCAGGCTAAGACAAACCCTCGGCCATTCAG CCTGTTTGATATGAATACTTGGGGAAGTCCCCATACCGGAAGTGACGTCAAATCCGGGGATTTCTCTGGAAATCTTTACATTCAAATGTTCACATGGGACAGTTTTGTGATGCTGAAAATGTGGACTGTGCCATTCCAG CTCAACAGTACCGCGCAGTCCGTGTTTCGTCGTGACGTTGACGTCATGGTGGCGGAGAGCGGGTGTGGGCGACCCCGGAAGTGCTTCCTCGTGTTTCATCTTGGAAACGAGACTTCCGATCTCATGAGCTGGCTGCCTCTTGACACCTTCAGCAACGCGGACGGACTCCGGAAGGCAATTATACGG ATAACTGACGTCAAACCCAGAACAGCATCCCGAGAGTTCACAATATCCCTAACAACTGATCACCCGGCCGCATTTGTGTGGTTACAGGCCTATGGAGTCAAAGGTCGTTTTTCCGATAACGGGATTCTCCTCTATCAGCCaaatatgacattgaccttttaCGCTTGGGAGGATGTGGACGTGAACACTCTAAAATCCTCACTGACTGTGAAGTCGCTTATGGATACCTATTATTAG